A stretch of DNA from Hydrogenophaga sp. SL48:
GAACCAGCCGCAAAACAACGGAGCCACCGTTCAAGCCGGTTCTGGCAGCCAGCCCGGCAATGCGCCGGGCCAGATCGGTGGTTCCCAGTCGCTGACCCAGTCGGGATACAGCGGTTCAAGCAACGGTGGGGTTTACAGCGCGCAATCAGCGATTGGGCGGTTCAACTCGGAGGCTTCGCAAATGGGCTCCGAGAGCGATGCTTCCATGGGGCCTCGGAATGTGGCTGGATCCAGAGGGTTGGCCAATGACAGTGGGTTCACGGGCTTTCAGTCCGTTCGCCAGAACCAGAACGCGATGCAGCAGTCAGGCGAGTTGCGTCGCGACGGGTCGATGGGCAACCCGCCGACTGGAAACCACGAGGTCGTGGCCCGCGACGCGCAAGACATGACTTTGGATGAAAAGCGGGGTGTTTACACAACGCCCAGCACCGACGCTGTGCTGGCAGGCAGTGCAGGTCGCGGTGGTGATCTTCGAGTATCTGGATCGGACACAAGCGTCCATGCTGCAGACAAGGTGCTTGTAGCCAAAAACGAAGCGCAGCCCGCGCGTCCGACAGTTCCCTATGGCAACAACGGCAACACAAGAGCCACTTGATGTTGAACAACTGAGCTTTTTAATTCGCGAATACAACATGACCAAGACGAAAACAAAGAAGACATGGGATCAACTGTCGCGCGCGGTGGCAAGCGTGTTCGCGCTGGGCCTCCTCCAAGCCTGTGCCGTGCCCAAGGCCGTTGACATCGCCGACAACTGGAGGCCTATCAACACACTGAGCGCCACACCACAGGAAATCCCGCTCAAGGAAGAGGCTGAGTTGCTGCGGTTTCAGATGCTGCCGACCGACGCGACCTTGCGCAACATGCTGGAGCGCTGGGCCAAAGAGTACGGCGGTACGCTGGATTGGCAGTACCCGAGCGACCTGACGCTGGTGAGCGGTCTTGAGTCTGTCAAAGACAACAACCTTCAGCGTGCCCTCAACACGGTGCGCCGCAGCTATGCAGCGCAGAAGCTTCGTGTTCAGGTGTCGGCCAGCAAAGCGGTACTGGTCACACGCATGCCTTGAGGGGGCGGTTGAGATCAGGTTTTGCGGGTGTGGATCAACAAGGTTTTCAGGGCTGATATGGCATTGTTCAAACGGGAGCTGTCCGAGGCTTCTCAGGAGATTCTCAAGAAATCGATGGACTTTGAGTCGAACGTGATTTCCATGGTCAAGCGCAGCGAGCGCCGAGCCTGGACCGTGGCGATGGGGTCGATGGCATTGACGGTGTTGATGGCAGGTGGCATTGCCTACATGCTGCCGCTCAAAGAAAAGGTGCCCTACTTGGTGACGGTGGACCTGAAGCGCAGCACGAGCACGATTTCGCCGCTGCGGGACAACGTGGCCGCCACCGGCATCTACGCGAGCGAGGCGCTGAACCGCAGCCATGTGGCGCGTTTTGTGCAGGCCCGTGAGGGGTACGACTACGACACCATCAACGAGCACGATTGGGAGTATGTGGCGGCGATGTCGAACGATCAGGTTAAGGGCTTGTTTGTGAAGCAGTTCGACGGGACGAACAACAGCCCGGAAAAGCGCTGGGGCCGCAACATCGCGATCCGCGTCAAGGTCAACAGCATTGTGTTCAATGGCCTGGACGAAGAGCGCGGCGCGAGGCCTACCGGTGCCACGGTTCGGTTTGAAAAGTGGAAGTTCGACAAGACCACGGGCAAGAGCGACTACCTGAGCAGCCACGTCGGAACAATGACGTACGAGTACAAGACCAACCTGAAGATGAGCGACAACCTGCGCTTGCGCAATCCGTTGGGGTTCCAGGTGACGGCGTTCAGGGTGGATGACGAGTTCAACGCGCCGGTGTTCAAGTCGGCGAACCAGGATGCAGGTGTGCCGCTGCTGAATGAGGAGGAGGGCGTGACGCACCGTGGCTCGGACGTGGCGGGGGCGGCGCAAGCGCCAGCTGCCGCAGTTCAGCAGCCGAATTTGCCCGGTGCGCCAGCGACACCAACACAAGGGCAGTGATGTTTTCAGAATCCAACGATTTTTCCGGAATGAACAGGGGCAGCCAAAAATGAGCAAAAAGAACTCTCGAACTTGGGCTTTGTGGGCTCTGCTGGCAGGGGCAGGCTTGGTCTGGCAAGGTGCTGCGCAAGCGCAAGAGGTGCGTGAGGTGCCTTACCGCCCGGATCAGGTGACCCGGGTGAACACCGCCTTGGGCATTGCCACCCAGATCGAGATCAGCCCGCAGGAACAGATCAAGGACTTCGGGACCGGTTTCAGTGATGGCTGGGAGTTGGTGCGCCGCGACAACATCTTCTACAT
This window harbors:
- a CDS encoding TcpQ domain-containing protein, which translates into the protein MTKTKTKKTWDQLSRAVASVFALGLLQACAVPKAVDIADNWRPINTLSATPQEIPLKEEAELLRFQMLPTDATLRNMLERWAKEYGGTLDWQYPSDLTLVSGLESVKDNNLQRALNTVRRSYAAQKLRVQVSASKAVLVTRMP
- a CDS encoding virB8 family protein, with amino-acid sequence MWINKVFRADMALFKRELSEASQEILKKSMDFESNVISMVKRSERRAWTVAMGSMALTVLMAGGIAYMLPLKEKVPYLVTVDLKRSTSTISPLRDNVAATGIYASEALNRSHVARFVQAREGYDYDTINEHDWEYVAAMSNDQVKGLFVKQFDGTNNSPEKRWGRNIAIRVKVNSIVFNGLDEERGARPTGATVRFEKWKFDKTTGKSDYLSSHVGTMTYEYKTNLKMSDNLRLRNPLGFQVTAFRVDDEFNAPVFKSANQDAGVPLLNEEEGVTHRGSDVAGAAQAPAAAVQQPNLPGAPATPTQGQ